The following is a genomic window from Microtus pennsylvanicus isolate mMicPen1 chromosome 3, mMicPen1.hap1, whole genome shotgun sequence.
TGGAGACTCTACTCTTTGTTGTGTTCTTATTCATCTACATCTTCACATTGCTTGGAAATTTACTCATTTTCACAGCAATTGTTTCCTCATCTACCCTTCACACCCCTATGTATTTCTTCTTGGGACTTCTATCCATTTTTGACATGTTATTCCCATCAGTAACCTGTCCCAAGATGCTATTTTATCTCTCTGGTCAGAGCCCAGCCATCTCTTACAAAGGCTGTGCCGCCCAGCTCTTCTTCTATCACTTTCTGGGTTGTACTGAAGGTTGCCTCTATTCTGTGATGGCTTATGATCGCTATGTTGCCATCTGTCACCCACTGAGATACATGCTCATCATGAAACCTGGAGTGTGCCTGAGTTTGGTCACAGTATCCTGGTTGGTTGGTGGTCTTCAGTCCAGCATTCTGACATCCTTTACTTTTCAGTTAACTTACTGTGGGCCCAATCATGTCCACCATTACTTCTGTGACCTTCCTGCAGTTTTGCCTTTGGCTTGCTCTGATAGCAGACTGGCTCAGAAGGTGGGTTCCATTAATGTTGGCTTTCTGGCTCTGATGCTTCTCTTCAGTGTTTGTGTCTCTTATGCACATATTGGAATTGCTATTCTGAGAATCTGTTCAGCAGAGGGCAGGCAGAAAGCATTCTCCACCTGCAGTGCCCACCTCACTGCCATCCTCTGTGCCTATGGACCTGTCATCATTATCTACCTGCAGCGCACACCAAACCCTCTGCTTGGTGCTGTGGTgcaaatattaaacaatattGTCTCACCCATGCTAAACTCTTTAATCTATTCACTGAGGAACAAGGAAGTAAAGAGGTCCTTAAGAAGGGTGTTTCACAGTTTAGCTTAggtgtttaaaaattaaatatggagttcataattaattttttaaattattctgttACCATTAATCTcctgtttcattcttttaaacaaacaaacccataagagaaaacatttatagtattttctaatttttttgtctctatcatCACAAATGTCTCAAAATTAATTCTATAACTATTCTTATTTGCCATTCTTTTCTGGGTAAGTAatctgtagcctcataaaatgtCAAAAGATGTTTTTCTTGTCTTGATACATGACTTTcaattttgtaattaaaattgaaaagacCTTTGACTCTTCTTTTACTTCTCTATGTGTCAAGTCTAGCCCCACTTCAGCTTCTGTTGTGCTTGGCATGCACTTCTGCTTCATACCTTTTAGCCTTTCCCAGTCGCATTTTATAGATTCTTAAGTTATATTTTTAGAACACTAATTGTTCTTCAGACACTGAggtgatatttttatatataccaCCTTACTTAATTTTCATTTGATGTCCATAAAGTAAAGTTTACACATCCCTAAAAGTACTTTAAGGATACGGTCCTCAAGATACCAAACCAGCTTACTTTATCATTCACAATCACAGCTTTAGTTAAAAGAAAGGTGACTGCACAATGCTTGATGTTTGATGACAAGTACTTTACCTATTGAGTCTTATCTTTGGCCTTCACACTTTCACCCACTcaagtcaattaaaaaataagtaaataaagtaaggatttaaacacacacacctttttaagTCCTTAGAAATAAAGCCTCCTTAAATAACTTGCCTGCCAATGTGCCACTCAATGGTAGCTCTAAAGCCCTTTATGACAGAAAAGAGTGGGCCAAAAGATAACTGGGAATGATCACAGACACAGGTCTTTTTAATGCATTGACTCTATCATCGCCAGTCATTCTGCTCTACTTTTGGCACCATTTGGAGGTGGGGTAAAGTCTTTTTCTCTGTGCCATATTCAGATAAAACAAGGACTGACCCAAGTCCTTTTCGAGACTCCTTTGCCATGATTTTATCCCTACACTATGCTGTCAGTGCATTATATTACTATCAGCCTAAACCATTGGACAGGTTTCTCACCCAGTGATATGGAATAGGTCCTACTTGTTCAGTTATTATgcttattaattaattttctctCCAAGCAGCATTTTATTAACTTTGCCTCTACGAACTCTGGAGG
Proteins encoded in this region:
- the LOC142847118 gene encoding olfactory receptor 10N1-like translates to MGNQTLLDEFVLLGIPQTQGLETLLFVVFLFIYIFTLLGNLLIFTAIVSSSTLHTPMYFFLGLLSIFDMLFPSVTCPKMLFYLSGQSPAISYKGCAAQLFFYHFLGCTEGCLYSVMAYDRYVAICHPLRYMLIMKPGVCLSLVTVSWLVGGLQSSILTSFTFQLTYCGPNHVHHYFCDLPAVLPLACSDSRLAQKVGSINVGFLALMLLFSVCVSYAHIGIAILRICSAEGRQKAFSTCSAHLTAILCAYGPVIIIYLQRTPNPLLGAVVQILNNIVSPMLNSLIYSLRNKEVKRSLRRVFHSLA